Proteins from one Planctomyces sp. SH-PL62 genomic window:
- a CDS encoding carboxypeptidase-like regulatory domain-containing protein, with translation MSEHPIGSLARWLTAAALAVGAAGCGESRPEVGVPTYPVQGKVVLAGGEPLTSGVVVFVPDGAQTPPVSGTLGPDGSYTLMTDGVVAGAPAGEYKVRVEIDPDATPAAKAPKKRGGLPFPAKYSKESTSGLTATVKAEPANELPAFELN, from the coding sequence ATGAGCGAGCATCCGATCGGAAGCCTGGCGCGATGGCTCACGGCTGCGGCCCTGGCGGTGGGAGCGGCCGGCTGCGGCGAGTCCCGGCCGGAGGTGGGCGTCCCGACGTACCCGGTGCAGGGCAAGGTCGTCCTCGCCGGCGGCGAGCCCCTGACCTCGGGCGTCGTCGTCTTCGTGCCGGACGGGGCGCAGACGCCTCCGGTCTCGGGGACGCTCGGCCCGGACGGGTCCTACACGCTGATGACCGACGGCGTCGTCGCCGGTGCGCCGGCCGGGGAATATAAGGTCCGAGTGGAGATCGACCCGGACGCCACGCCCGCGGCCAAGGCGCCGAAGAAGCGCGGCGGGCTCCCTTTCCCGGCCAAGTACAGCAAGGAATCGACCTCGGGCCTGACCGCCACGGTCAAGGCCGAGCCCGCGAACGAGCTACCCGCCTTCGAACTTAATTGA
- a CDS encoding FAD-dependent oxidoreductase, with product MAAALSALRQGLRVALTEPTDWIGGQLTSQAVPPDEHPWIEQFGSSLSYRGYRTGVREYYKKHSPLTVEALSNPFLNPGGGTVSRLCHEPRVGLSVLTDLLAPFASLGRLATLLEHEPTRAEVDGDRIRAVYVRNKRNGAEVALTAPYFLDATELGDLLPLAGVEHVVGAESQAQTGELHAPTEADPGVQQAFTVCFAMEYRDGEDHTIEKPEEYDFWRGFVPELAPPWPGKLLDLTYTHPVTLKPMNLGFDPSGKGQGLWLYRRILDPSIYRPGAYDGGGATLVNWPQNDYLLGPLVAEGQTAEQAEARVRRARQLSLSLFYWLQTECPRPDGGTGWKGLRLRPDMMGTDDGLAKAPYIREARRIKAEFTVTEEHVGLEARRMKLGRQDVDAEPFRDSVGVGSYRIDLHPATGGRNYVDVSSLPFQIPLGALLPVRVSNLLAACKNLGVTHITNGCYRLHPVEWLIGEAAGAVVAQALATKETPKAIRADENRFATFQNKLKSQGVDVAWPRATAR from the coding sequence GTGGCCGCCGCCCTCTCCGCCCTTCGCCAGGGCCTCCGCGTGGCGCTCACGGAGCCGACCGACTGGATCGGCGGCCAGCTCACCAGCCAGGCCGTCCCCCCCGACGAGCACCCCTGGATCGAACAGTTCGGTTCCTCCCTGAGCTACCGCGGCTATCGCACCGGGGTCCGCGAGTACTACAAGAAGCATTCGCCGCTGACCGTCGAGGCGCTCTCGAACCCGTTCCTCAATCCGGGGGGCGGCACCGTCTCCCGGCTCTGCCATGAGCCCCGCGTCGGTCTTTCCGTGCTGACCGATCTGCTCGCCCCCTTCGCCTCGCTCGGCCGCCTCGCGACGCTGCTCGAACACGAGCCGACCCGCGCCGAGGTCGACGGCGACCGCATCCGCGCGGTGTACGTCCGCAACAAGCGGAACGGCGCCGAGGTCGCGCTCACGGCGCCCTATTTCCTCGACGCCACCGAGCTGGGGGACCTCCTGCCGCTGGCCGGCGTCGAGCACGTCGTCGGGGCCGAGAGCCAGGCGCAGACCGGCGAGCTTCACGCCCCGACGGAAGCCGACCCCGGCGTCCAGCAGGCGTTCACCGTCTGCTTCGCCATGGAGTATCGCGACGGCGAGGATCACACCATTGAAAAGCCCGAGGAGTACGACTTCTGGCGAGGGTTCGTCCCCGAACTGGCCCCCCCGTGGCCGGGCAAGCTCCTGGACCTGACCTATACTCACCCCGTCACTCTCAAGCCCATGAACCTGGGGTTCGATCCCTCGGGAAAGGGGCAGGGCCTGTGGCTCTACCGCCGAATCCTCGACCCCTCCATCTATCGCCCCGGCGCGTACGACGGCGGCGGCGCGACGCTGGTCAACTGGCCGCAGAACGACTACCTCCTGGGGCCCCTCGTCGCCGAAGGCCAGACCGCCGAGCAGGCCGAGGCGCGCGTCCGCCGCGCCCGGCAGCTCAGCCTGTCGCTCTTCTACTGGTTGCAGACCGAATGTCCGCGACCTGACGGCGGGACCGGCTGGAAGGGGCTGCGCCTCCGTCCCGACATGATGGGGACCGACGACGGCCTCGCCAAGGCCCCGTATATCCGCGAGGCGCGCCGGATCAAGGCCGAATTCACCGTCACCGAGGAGCACGTCGGCCTGGAAGCGCGGCGCATGAAGTTGGGAAGGCAGGACGTCGACGCCGAGCCCTTCCGGGATTCCGTGGGGGTCGGCAGCTACCGGATCGACCTCCACCCGGCGACCGGCGGGAGGAATTACGTGGACGTCAGCTCGCTGCCCTTCCAGATCCCGCTGGGCGCCCTCCTCCCCGTCCGGGTCTCCAACCTCCTCGCCGCCTGCAAGAACCTGGGCGTGACCCACATCACCAACGGCTGCTACCGGCTGCACCCGGTGGAGTGGCTGATCGGCGAGGCCGCCGGCGCGGTCGTGGCGCAGGCCCTGGCGACCAAGGAGACGCCGAAGGCCATCCGGGCGGACGAAAATCGGTTCGCGACGTTCCAGAACAAGCTGAAATCTCAGGGGGTCGACGTCGCCTGGCCGAGGGCGACGGCGCGCTGA
- a CDS encoding N(4)-(beta-N-acetylglucosaminyl)-L-asparaginase encodes MTPSVNRRCFLSLGTTSLAALSIGALPDRPPGPRKPIVIASGWEKTVEIAMDLVRKGADPLDAAIAGVAIVEADPNEHSVGLGGTPNEEGVVELDASVMHGPTHGGAGVAGLRNIAHPAAVARCILQRTKHVLLVGDNALKFAKEHGFSEQDLLTEETRKAWIAWKESKLRGARIPQSVASLDPPIRELVQRPTHGTIHCSVLDTHGDFGAVTTTSGLGYKVPGRVGDSPILGAGLWLDNAVGSCGSVGLGEVNLINCASFLVVENLRRGAKPKDALVATTKQLVETTLRDPRFRTEDGKPAFDVVFYLLTKDGKYAAANIHGPANIVVADGDTIKTVDSATLLD; translated from the coding sequence ATGACCCCGAGCGTGAACCGCCGCTGTTTCCTCTCTTTGGGGACGACGAGCCTGGCCGCCCTCTCGATCGGCGCCCTGCCGGACAGGCCGCCGGGACCTCGCAAGCCGATCGTGATCGCCAGCGGTTGGGAGAAGACGGTCGAGATCGCGATGGACCTGGTGCGCAAGGGGGCCGACCCTCTGGACGCGGCCATCGCCGGCGTGGCGATCGTCGAGGCCGACCCCAACGAGCATTCCGTCGGCCTCGGGGGGACCCCCAATGAGGAGGGGGTCGTCGAGCTGGACGCCTCGGTCATGCATGGGCCGACCCACGGCGGCGCGGGGGTCGCCGGGCTCCGCAACATCGCGCACCCCGCGGCCGTCGCCCGCTGCATCCTCCAGCGCACCAAGCACGTCCTCCTGGTCGGCGACAACGCGCTCAAGTTCGCCAAGGAGCACGGCTTCTCCGAGCAGGACCTCCTCACCGAGGAGACCCGCAAGGCCTGGATCGCCTGGAAGGAATCCAAGCTCCGCGGCGCTCGGATTCCCCAGTCCGTCGCCTCGCTCGACCCGCCGATCCGCGAGTTGGTCCAGCGCCCCACCCACGGCACGATCCATTGCTCGGTACTGGACACCCACGGCGACTTCGGTGCCGTGACCACGACCTCGGGCCTGGGCTACAAGGTCCCCGGCCGCGTCGGGGATTCGCCGATACTCGGCGCCGGCCTCTGGCTCGACAACGCCGTCGGCTCGTGCGGCTCGGTCGGCCTGGGCGAGGTCAACCTGATCAACTGCGCCTCGTTCCTCGTGGTCGAGAACCTCCGGCGCGGGGCCAAGCCCAAGGACGCCCTGGTCGCCACCACCAAGCAACTCGTCGAGACCACGCTCCGCGATCCAAGGTTCCGCACCGAGGACGGCAAGCCCGCCTTCGACGTCGTCTTCTACCTGCTCACCAAGGACGGCAAGTACGCCGCCGCCAACATCCACGGCCCGGCGAACATCGTCGTCGCCGACGGAGACACGATCAAGACGGTCGACTCGGCGACTCTTCTCGACTGA
- a CDS encoding N(4)-(beta-N-acetylglucosaminyl)-L-asparaginase → MNRRLFMGTTAAASLGTLAIGASEPRPAGDRRPVAVSSGNGLRAVEKAIELVKKGVDPLDAAIEGVAIVEADPKDDSVGYGGLPNEDGVVELDAAVMHGPTHGGGSVASIRNIMHPAAVARLVMKRTRHCLLVGEGALRFARAHGFPEVDLLTEESRRVWLHWKETRDPNDDWVPPPDAEVAAYLHDYMKRRVTGTIHCSVLDTHGDLGCTTTTSGLSWKIPGRVGDSPILGAGLYLDNAVGSAGSTGIGEANLLNLSSYLVVENMRRGLGPKDAVMEALKRIAETSVRDPKRRRPDGKTTFNVSFYAVSKDGAFAGGCIYPGGKMAVHDGDSARIVQLDPLYEK, encoded by the coding sequence GTGAATCGGCGCTTGTTCATGGGTACGACGGCCGCGGCGAGCCTGGGGACGCTGGCGATCGGGGCGTCGGAGCCGAGGCCGGCGGGGGACCGTCGGCCGGTGGCGGTTTCCAGCGGCAACGGCCTCCGGGCGGTCGAGAAGGCGATCGAGCTGGTCAAGAAGGGCGTCGACCCGCTCGACGCGGCGATCGAGGGCGTGGCGATCGTCGAGGCCGATCCGAAGGACGACTCGGTCGGTTACGGCGGGCTCCCCAACGAGGACGGCGTCGTCGAGCTGGACGCGGCCGTCATGCACGGGCCGACCCACGGCGGCGGCTCCGTCGCCTCGATCCGCAATATCATGCACCCGGCGGCCGTCGCCCGGCTGGTCATGAAGCGGACCCGGCACTGCCTGCTCGTCGGCGAGGGGGCGTTGCGATTCGCACGCGCCCACGGATTCCCCGAGGTGGACCTGCTCACCGAGGAATCGCGCCGGGTGTGGCTGCACTGGAAAGAGACGCGCGACCCGAACGACGATTGGGTCCCCCCGCCCGATGCCGAGGTCGCCGCCTACCTTCATGATTATATGAAAAGGCGCGTCACCGGGACGATCCACTGCTCCGTGCTGGACACCCACGGCGACCTGGGCTGCACGACCACGACTTCGGGCCTGTCGTGGAAGATCCCCGGGCGGGTGGGCGACTCGCCGATCCTGGGCGCGGGGCTCTATCTGGACAACGCCGTGGGCTCGGCGGGGTCGACGGGGATCGGCGAGGCCAACCTGCTGAACCTCTCCAGCTACCTCGTCGTCGAGAACATGCGGCGGGGCCTCGGGCCCAAGGACGCCGTGATGGAGGCGCTCAAGCGGATCGCCGAGACCAGCGTGCGCGACCCGAAGCGGCGGCGGCCGGACGGCAAGACCACGTTCAACGTCTCGTTCTACGCCGTCTCCAAGGATGGCGCGTTCGCCGGCGGCTGCATCTATCCCGGCGGCAAGATGGCCGTCCACGACGGCGACTCGGCCCGCATCGTCCAGCTCGACCCGTTGTATGAGAAGTGA
- a CDS encoding DUF1559 domain-containing protein, whose protein sequence is MSRRPFFPVARRSAFTLIELLVVIAIIAVLIALLLPAVQAAREAARRAQCTNNLKQIGLSLHNYESANSAFPPAGQGTDFTASPPRTIFDEPGVFVRLLPYLEGTNISNAYNFSLPYTHTSGSNKTATGTVINAYICPSSVRDGSGGLDPLDPAEASLPAGLRFGYGFQDYGAPCYTDISALGAAGGAGSTAITPYRNNFDRADGLLKVSMTRIAEVSDGTSNTMMIAEDAGRDARYIANTMYANGVSSPLHAPANPARDQYFDAGLPRRFWRWAEADGAFGVSGQINNNKTRIGLGRYSTPYPAAGPDPSDNGLNKVNNNAANNDEIFSFHPGGANVLFGDGSVRFLKESTSVVVLRNLVTPKGGEVISSDAY, encoded by the coding sequence ATGAGTCGACGTCCTTTCTTCCCCGTCGCCCGGCGCTCAGCGTTCACGCTGATCGAGCTGCTGGTCGTGATCGCCATCATCGCCGTCCTGATCGCCCTGCTGCTGCCCGCTGTGCAGGCGGCGCGCGAGGCCGCCCGCCGGGCGCAGTGCACGAATAACCTGAAGCAGATCGGCCTGTCGCTGCACAATTACGAGAGCGCCAACAGCGCCTTCCCGCCGGCCGGCCAGGGGACCGACTTCACCGCGTCGCCGCCGCGGACGATCTTCGACGAGCCGGGCGTCTTCGTCCGCCTGCTGCCCTACCTGGAGGGCACCAACATCAGCAACGCCTACAACTTCAGCCTCCCCTACACGCACACCTCGGGCTCCAACAAGACGGCCACCGGCACGGTGATCAACGCCTACATCTGCCCGTCGAGCGTCCGCGACGGGTCCGGCGGCCTCGACCCGCTCGACCCGGCCGAGGCCTCGCTGCCGGCCGGCCTCCGGTTCGGCTACGGCTTCCAGGACTACGGCGCGCCCTGCTACACCGACATCAGCGCCCTCGGCGCCGCAGGCGGCGCCGGCAGCACCGCCATCACCCCCTATCGCAACAACTTCGACCGCGCCGACGGCCTCCTCAAGGTCAGCATGACCCGCATCGCCGAGGTGTCCGACGGCACCAGCAATACGATGATGATCGCCGAGGACGCCGGCCGCGACGCCCGCTACATCGCCAACACCATGTACGCCAACGGCGTCTCCTCGCCGCTGCACGCCCCGGCCAACCCCGCCCGCGACCAGTACTTCGACGCCGGCCTCCCCCGCCGGTTCTGGCGCTGGGCCGAGGCCGACGGCGCCTTCGGCGTCTCTGGCCAGATCAACAACAACAAGACCCGCATCGGCCTGGGCCGCTACAGCACGCCCTACCCGGCCGCCGGCCCAGACCCCAGCGACAACGGCCTCAACAAGGTCAACAACAACGCCGCCAACAACGACGAGATCTTCAGCTTCCACCCCGGCGGCGCCAACGTCCTCTTCGGCGACGGCAGCGTGAGGTTCCTCAAGGAGAGCACCAGCGTCGTGGTCCTTCGCAACCTGGTGACCCCCAAGGGCGGTGAAGTCATCAGCTCCGACGCCTACTGA
- a CDS encoding DUF1559 domain-containing protein, with protein MDRFRSRPRGFTLIELLVVIAIIAVLIALLLPAVQAAREAARRAQCVNNLKQMGLGLANYESTNSRYPIGAFHRGTPCSGSHEHSFLISILPYIEQGPLYDSHNFMIHYTDNQINRTVYSTGVQAFWCPSDGAAATPDTRSMGYPIYFTNYRGSAGTAFYVGRYSEPSCDGTYGTRLARADGMLYYDSSVSISAITDGTSNTMVAGEVAYGKIPADVRWDWVWWYSGNNADTLANTLYPINPQKKLNENYVNTNQLGINVQIMFHSFSSFHPGGMNAAFADGSVKFLKDSINSAPFDAATGLPLAIVPDSNGVLQVTPGQQLGVWQALSTRASGEIISADSL; from the coding sequence ATGGATCGATTCCGATCCCGCCCCCGCGGCTTCACGCTGATCGAACTGCTGGTGGTCATCGCCATCATCGCCGTGCTGATCGCCCTTCTCCTCCCGGCCGTCCAGGCGGCCCGCGAGGCCGCCCGCCGCGCCCAGTGCGTCAACAACCTCAAGCAGATGGGGCTGGGGCTGGCGAACTACGAGAGCACGAACTCCCGATACCCGATCGGCGCCTTCCACCGGGGCACCCCGTGCTCCGGCAGCCACGAGCACAGCTTCCTGATCTCGATCCTCCCCTACATCGAGCAAGGCCCGCTGTACGACTCCCACAACTTCATGATCCACTACACGGACAACCAGATCAATCGGACAGTCTACTCTACGGGCGTTCAGGCGTTCTGGTGCCCCAGCGACGGCGCGGCGGCGACCCCCGACACGCGGAGCATGGGGTATCCGATCTACTTCACCAACTATCGCGGCTCCGCCGGGACCGCCTTCTACGTGGGGCGCTACAGCGAGCCGAGCTGCGACGGCACCTACGGCACCCGCTTGGCCCGCGCCGACGGGATGCTCTACTACGACAGCTCCGTCTCGATCTCGGCCATCACCGACGGCACCAGCAACACGATGGTGGCGGGCGAGGTCGCCTACGGCAAGATCCCGGCCGACGTCCGCTGGGACTGGGTCTGGTGGTACTCGGGCAACAACGCCGACACCCTGGCGAACACGCTCTATCCCATCAATCCCCAGAAGAAGCTGAATGAGAACTACGTCAACACCAATCAGCTCGGCATCAACGTGCAGATCATGTTCCACAGCTTCTCCAGCTTCCACCCCGGCGGGATGAACGCAGCCTTCGCCGACGGCTCGGTGAAGTTCCTCAAGGACAGCATCAACAGCGCGCCGTTCGACGCCGCGACAGGCCTCCCCCTGGCGATCGTCCCCGATTCCAACGGCGTCCTCCAGGTCACCCCGGGCCAGCAGCTCGGCGTCTGGCAGGCCCTCTCCACCCGCGCCAGCGGCGAGATCATCAGCGCCGATTCGCTCTGA
- a CDS encoding Bax inhibitor-1/YccA family protein, translating into MTSSNPAFSQDMFAGYDQVYGAPRSLTTTVQGTMGKTFLLLAILSATGLWSWNAVGTGQMSIGVMIGAALAGFVISLVTIFKPTFAPWTAPVYAAMQGVFLGGLSQIIDSQVRAQQGLNGQFQGIALQAVSLTVGVTLVMLFLYASGTIRVTDKLRSGIIMATGALALFYVVSMLLRMFGVTMPLIWSATPMGIGFSLLVVGLAAFNLLLDFDFIEEAARREAPKYMEWYGAFGLMVTLVWLYLEILRLLQKIANSRD; encoded by the coding sequence GTGACGTCCAGCAATCCCGCCTTTTCCCAGGACATGTTCGCCGGCTATGACCAGGTGTACGGCGCGCCTCGGAGCCTGACGACGACCGTCCAGGGGACGATGGGAAAGACCTTCCTGCTCCTGGCGATCCTGTCGGCGACCGGCCTCTGGTCGTGGAACGCGGTCGGCACCGGCCAGATGTCGATCGGCGTGATGATCGGGGCGGCCCTCGCCGGCTTCGTGATCTCGCTGGTGACGATCTTCAAGCCGACGTTCGCCCCCTGGACCGCGCCGGTGTATGCGGCGATGCAGGGCGTGTTCCTCGGCGGCCTCTCGCAGATCATCGACTCCCAGGTCCGGGCGCAGCAGGGGCTCAACGGCCAGTTCCAGGGGATCGCCTTGCAGGCGGTATCGCTGACCGTCGGCGTGACGCTGGTGATGCTGTTCCTCTACGCCAGCGGGACGATCCGCGTCACCGACAAGCTGCGGTCGGGGATCATCATGGCCACGGGGGCGCTGGCGCTCTTCTACGTCGTCTCGATGCTCCTCCGCATGTTCGGCGTGACGATGCCCCTGATCTGGAGCGCGACGCCGATGGGCATCGGCTTCAGCCTCCTGGTGGTCGGCCTGGCGGCGTTCAATCTGCTGCTCGACTTCGACTTCATCGAGGAAGCCGCCCGCCGCGAGGCCCCCAAGTACATGGAATGGTACGGGGCGTTCGGCCTGATGGTCACGCTCGTCTGGCTGTACCTTGAGATCCTCCGGCTGCTCCAGAAGATCGCCAACAGCCGAGACTGA